One part of the Arachidicoccus terrestris genome encodes these proteins:
- a CDS encoding nucleotide sugar dehydrogenase: MTSTDRKKIAIIGLGYVGLPLAIEFSGYFPVIGFDINEKRVLELNQGKDRTLEADIKKLNDSLILAEQNNFEKGLVCSSSLDVLKEANVFIVTVPTPIDRYNSPDLAPLLKASKMLGGLIKKGDLIIYESTVYPGCTEEDCVPILEHVSGLKLNEDFFVGYSPERINPGDKVNTLTKIKKVTSGSTVEAAVVVDNLYKKIISAGTHLAPSIKVAEASKAIENAQRDVNISFVNELALIFDRIGIDTSDVLDAAGTKYNFLKYKPGLVGGHCISVDPYYLAHKATQLGYHPQVILSGRRVNDMMAQFVASKVVKLMIRKGKTIKGAKVLILGITFKENCPDVRNTKVVDILHELEQYGISVDICDPLANKNEVKEEYNVEINTKVNPEILYDAIIVSVAHNEFKGFDFKKYKENNSIIFDAKSFIDRNLVDGRL; the protein is encoded by the coding sequence ATGACTTCAACTGATCGAAAAAAAATAGCAATTATTGGTTTAGGTTACGTAGGCCTACCGTTGGCGATTGAATTTTCTGGCTATTTTCCAGTTATAGGTTTTGACATTAATGAAAAGAGAGTTTTAGAGTTAAATCAAGGGAAGGACAGGACTCTAGAAGCTGATATAAAAAAATTAAATGATAGTTTAATTTTAGCTGAACAGAATAACTTTGAGAAAGGTTTAGTATGTTCATCATCACTTGATGTATTGAAGGAGGCAAATGTTTTTATTGTTACTGTTCCAACTCCTATAGATAGATACAATTCCCCGGACCTAGCGCCTTTACTAAAGGCTTCTAAAATGTTAGGCGGCCTTATCAAAAAGGGGGATTTAATCATTTATGAATCAACAGTTTATCCTGGATGCACTGAGGAAGATTGTGTCCCAATTTTAGAGCATGTTTCTGGTTTAAAACTTAATGAAGATTTCTTTGTTGGATATTCTCCAGAAAGAATTAATCCAGGTGATAAAGTCAATACTCTTACAAAAATTAAAAAAGTTACTTCAGGATCTACGGTTGAAGCAGCAGTAGTTGTTGATAACCTTTATAAAAAAATTATTAGCGCTGGAACACACCTTGCTCCAAGTATAAAGGTGGCCGAAGCATCTAAGGCCATCGAAAATGCTCAGCGAGATGTAAATATTTCATTTGTCAATGAGCTCGCGTTGATCTTTGATAGAATTGGGATTGATACTTCCGATGTTCTAGATGCTGCAGGGACCAAATATAACTTTTTAAAATATAAGCCTGGACTTGTTGGTGGGCATTGTATAAGTGTCGACCCTTATTATTTGGCCCATAAAGCGACTCAATTGGGATATCATCCGCAGGTGATTCTTTCCGGGAGAAGAGTCAATGATATGATGGCCCAGTTTGTAGCTAGTAAAGTTGTCAAATTAATGATTCGTAAAGGAAAGACTATTAAAGGCGCTAAAGTATTAATATTGGGGATTACTTTTAAAGAGAATTGTCCAGATGTTAGAAATACTAAGGTCGTTGATATTTTACATGAACTGGAACAGTATGGCATTTCTGTTGATATTTGTGATCCGTTGGCAAATAAGAATGAAGTAAAAGAAGAGTATAATGTTGAAATAAATACAAAAGTCAATCCAGAGATATTATATGATGCAATAATCGTTTCTGTTGCTCACAATGAATTTAAGGGATTTGATTTTAAAAAATATAAAGAGAACAATTCAATTATTTTTGATGCAAAGTCTTTTATTGATAGAAATTTAGTTGATGGAAGACTTTAA